The Patescibacteria group bacterium genome includes a window with the following:
- a CDS encoding glycosyl transferase yields MNKTKKAGEILNQGAKLLAEGKAKQAITLFKKSINLDDKIVAAHFDLALAYMQTGDELSAIESLKKTTKLKPDDFEAFNLLGHLYMNQKMVDLALPCFLKATKINPMMAEAHYNLGVAYMQKKMFDKALSAYKKSLKVFPNNSIVFNNIGVVYEDMGNPQKALEYFKKAIKVNPQNATALQNIGAYYIKIDPKKSKEYFEKATKIEKNSDNAFFNLGVALRLTGDTEGSIAAFEKSLKLNPNNQITYGQLYHQLRDIVDFKKAKKLEGKMRSLSDKNLKEGTLPAETIFVSVIYDDNPKRNLEIAKAWSRYIEEKVAPFKRNYIFAKKKKKEKIKIGYLSNDFKDHATSHLLMGVLREHNRSKFEIYAYSYSENDKSYYRKEIEKLTKFRDILTLSDQEAADLIYKDKIDILVDLKGHTTNSRLEIAALRPAPVQIHYLGFPGSVGADFIDYFITDKILTPPKLRPYFSEKLIYMPHSYQANDNKQKILKSLSSRKQFGLPEDAFLFASFNQPYKITEDALDAWSTILKKAPKSAILFLAKNQTQVKNITSEFRKRKIDVSRIFFSLPIKKSAHLARLSLCDAALDTFICNGHTTTSDALWAGIPVITLLGKHFASRVSASLLCALGVPELITKTKEEYINLAVSLAKDTQKAKEIKEKIKANRLKEPLFDTTRFTRNLEKAYIKVWENYLSGKKPRDFVIKDEN; encoded by the coding sequence ATGAACAAGACTAAAAAGGCAGGAGAGATTCTAAATCAGGGGGCAAAACTTCTAGCTGAAGGCAAGGCAAAACAGGCAATTACCCTTTTTAAGAAATCAATCAATCTTGATGATAAAATCGTTGCCGCTCACTTTGACTTAGCCTTGGCCTATATGCAGACTGGTGATGAACTCTCAGCCATCGAGTCGCTCAAAAAAACCACCAAGCTAAAACCCGATGACTTTGAAGCTTTTAATCTCCTTGGGCACCTTTATATGAATCAAAAAATGGTTGATCTTGCTCTTCCCTGCTTTCTTAAAGCAACAAAAATCAACCCAATGATGGCAGAAGCCCATTACAATCTTGGCGTTGCCTATATGCAAAAGAAGATGTTTGACAAGGCGCTTTCTGCCTACAAAAAAAGCTTAAAAGTCTTTCCCAACAACTCAATTGTTTTTAACAACATCGGTGTTGTTTATGAAGATATGGGAAATCCTCAAAAAGCGCTTGAATATTTCAAAAAAGCAATCAAAGTGAACCCACAAAATGCCACCGCCCTGCAGAACATAGGCGCATACTATATTAAGATAGACCCCAAAAAATCCAAAGAGTATTTTGAAAAAGCCACCAAAATTGAAAAAAATTCAGATAACGCATTCTTTAATCTTGGCGTTGCTCTAAGGCTGACTGGAGACACTGAAGGCTCAATTGCCGCCTTCGAAAAATCACTCAAGCTAAATCCAAACAACCAAATCACCTACGGCCAGCTTTACCATCAACTTCGCGATATAGTCGACTTTAAGAAAGCCAAAAAATTGGAAGGCAAGATGAGATCTCTTTCTGATAAAAACCTGAAAGAAGGCACCTTGCCTGCTGAAACCATCTTTGTTTCTGTAATCTACGATGATAACCCAAAAAGAAACCTGGAAATCGCCAAGGCCTGGAGCCGCTACATTGAAGAAAAAGTCGCGCCATTCAAAAGAAACTACATCTTTGCCAAAAAGAAAAAGAAAGAGAAAATCAAAATTGGATACCTTTCAAACGACTTCAAAGATCACGCCACAAGCCACCTCTTAATGGGAGTCTTAAGAGAACACAACAGATCAAAGTTTGAAATTTATGCCTATTCCTATTCAGAAAATGATAAAAGTTACTATCGAAAAGAGATTGAGAAACTAACCAAATTCAGAGACATTCTCACGCTTTCAGATCAAGAAGCAGCAGACTTAATCTACAAGGATAAAATTGATATTCTAGTTGATCTAAAAGGCCATACTACAAACTCAAGGCTTGAAATAGCCGCTCTAAGGCCGGCTCCTGTCCAAATTCATTACCTTGGCTTCCCCGGATCTGTGGGAGCAGATTTTATTGACTACTTCATCACTGACAAAATCCTAACCCCACCAAAACTAAGGCCCTATTTTAGCGAAAAACTAATTTATATGCCCCACTCATACCAAGCAAACGACAACAAACAAAAAATACTAAAAAGTCTTTCCTCAAGAAAGCAGTTTGGCCTGCCCGAAGACGCATTCCTTTTTGCCTCTTTTAACCAGCCTTATAAAATTACAGAAGACGCGCTTGATGCATGGTCTACCATTCTTAAGAAAGCCCCAAAAAGCGCCATCTTGTTCTTGGCAAAAAACCAAACGCAGGTTAAAAATATAACCTCAGAATTCAGAAAAAGGAAAATAGATGTCTCAAGAATATTCTTTAGCCTCCCCATTAAAAAATCGGCTCACCTGGCAAGACTTTCCCTATGTGATGCCGCCCTTGACACTTTTATCTGCAACGGCCATACAACCACATCCGATGCCCTATGGGCAGGAATTCCTGTGATTACCCTTTTGGGAAAGCATTTTGCCTCAAGAGTCAGCGCCAGCCTTCTTTGCGCTCTTGGGGTGCCCGAGCTTATCACCAAAACAAAAGAGGAATACATAAATCTTGCCGTCTCCCTTGCTAAAGATACCCAGAAAGCAAAAGAGATAAAAGAGAAAATCAAAGCAAATCGTCTTAAAGAGCCTCTCTTTGACACCACTAGATTTACAAGAAACCTAGAAAAAGCTTACATTAAAGTCTGGGAAAATTATCTTTCAGGCAAAAAACCAAGAGATTTTGTCATCAAAGATGAAAATTGA